A region from the Halanaerobiaceae bacterium ANBcell28 genome encodes:
- a CDS encoding AbrB/MazE/SpoVT family DNA-binding domain-containing protein, translated as MKATGIVRKIDDLGRIVLPKELRKTMNIEKRDPVEIYVDGDMIILKKYQPACIFCGNAEKTIEYKSKVVCTDCLEEINKSEIKTSEVNNKETA; from the coding sequence ATGAAAGCAACTGGTATAGTGCGGAAAATTGATGATTTAGGAAGAATTGTTTTACCAAAAGAGCTTAGAAAAACAATGAATATCGAAAAAAGGGACCCTGTGGAAATATATGTTGATGGTGATATGATTATATTAAAAAAATATCAACCAGCATGTATTTTCTGTGGAAATGCTGAAAAAACAATTGAATACAAGAGTAAAGTTGTTTGTACAGATTGTTTAGAAGAAATTAATAAAAGTGAAATTAAAACAAGTGAAGTTAATAATAAAGAAACAGCTTAA